One Acidobacteriota bacterium genomic region harbors:
- a CDS encoding lytic transglycosylase domain-containing protein codes for MLKVDDARLEGSEIVLDLKGGGSLRVSAVRVDRVIADEVEEPSAEPEFGEPDCPPTWNDQSLPDHLAFRTAITEASRAADLDPWLVASIVQAESAFDPRAVSRAGASGLMQLMPSAVADHRVRDVFDPEENLRGGTEHLRLMLDRFKSIPLALAAYNAGASTVERYEGIPPYKETRDYVRRVIALFCPEE; via the coding sequence GTGCTCAAGGTCGACGACGCCCGCCTCGAGGGTTCCGAGATCGTTCTCGATCTCAAGGGTGGAGGATCTCTTCGGGTGTCCGCTGTGCGCGTCGATCGTGTGATCGCCGACGAGGTCGAGGAACCCAGTGCCGAGCCGGAGTTCGGCGAGCCCGATTGTCCCCCTACCTGGAACGACCAGTCACTTCCGGATCACCTCGCCTTTCGTACGGCCATCACCGAGGCCTCACGTGCCGCCGATTTGGATCCCTGGCTGGTGGCCTCGATCGTTCAGGCCGAATCGGCCTTCGATCCACGGGCGGTGTCACGGGCGGGTGCATCCGGGCTGATGCAGCTGATGCCTTCGGCAGTGGCGGATCACCGGGTACGCGACGTCTTCGATCCGGAGGAAAACCTACGCGGAGGCACCGAGCACCTCAGGCTGATGCTCGACCGATTCAAATCGATTCCTCTCGCCCTCGCGGCCTACAACGCCGGCGCGAGCACCGTCGAGCGCTACGAGGGCATTCCTCCATACAAGGAGACTCGGGACTACGTCCGCCGGGTG